One window of the Rosa rugosa chromosome 3, drRosRugo1.1, whole genome shotgun sequence genome contains the following:
- the LOC133735643 gene encoding uncharacterized protein LOC133735643, producing MRDVFDDNEDLENLPPNLPTTLKDLCTWGNNFLRDGVTIHPTFATDLFGCSKKVCLFRSDLYTMANKLEVSNRVLVFYMSYLHEVLKKCKMVDMVAFVDPDQTGTLGCGNPTERARSLSDRYKQGRLGKIFVVPYNSGAHWMLTVVNPNEEVVHFMDPLKRRFDTGEWKSIVNNSIKIYNAHKNRKGRKVIQWKNLAVSRLNFF from the exons ATGAGAGATGTATTTGATGACAATGAAGACCTTGAAAACTTGCCACCAAATCTGCCAACGACATTAAAGGATTTGTGCACGTGGGGGAACAATTTCCTTAGAGATGGGGTCACCATCCACCCAACATTTGCTACGGACCTTTTCGGCTGTTCAAAGAAAGTCTGTCTGTTTAGAAGTGATCTCTATACCATGGCCAACAAGCTAGAAGTATCAAATCGTGTACTTGTGTTTTACATGAG CTACCTTCATGAAGTCTTGAAGAAGTGTAAGATGGTGGATATGGTTGCCTTTGTCGATCCTGATCAGACTGGTACACTTGGGTGTGGAAATCCCACTGAAAGGGCTCGGTCTTTGTCAGATCGATATAAGCAAGGGAGGTTAGGGAAAATCTTTGTGGTTCCATATAACTCAGG TGCTCATTGGATGTTGACGGTTGTGAACCCAAATGAAGAAGTCGTGCACTTCATGGATCCACTTAAAAGGCGATTCGATACTGGGGAATGGAAATCTATTGTCAACAA CTCAATTAAAATCTATAATGCTCACAAGAATCGGAAAGGAAGGAAAGTAATTCAATGGAAGAATCTTGCTGTGAGTCGGTTGAACTTTT